GGAGGTGACCCGCCAGTACGAGCAGGCCTACGAACCCTTCGAGACCGACGACTTCGCCGACAGCGTCGTCTTCCTCCCGACGCCGTACGGCGACTGGCTGAACCACCCGTTCCAGACGCTGCGCAACGACCCAGGGTTCGACGGGGAGACGGTCTATGCCATGCAGCACCGCCAGTTCGCCGTCGTCGACGCCTATCCCGACCGGACGTACTACCGCTACGTCTTCCGCGGGCAGTGGGCGCCGTTCCTCGGCCAGTCAGTCGAGCCCCACGTCCAGCGGGTGCGCGTCGTCGAGGGCGGAGCGGTCCGGACGGACGTCACCGCGGGCCTGCCCGGGCAGGCCGAACTGATCTCGCTCCGACTCACTGACGGCCGGGAGAACACCTACGCGACCGCGAGGACCGGCGAGACGCTGAACCTGACCGTCCGGGTCGACGACACGGCGACCCGCCTCTCCGGCCCGGCACTGGACGAGACGGTGACGGTCCCGACGCCCGACAGCGGCCCCGTGGCCGTGAACGCCTTCGTCGACTACGGCACCGGCGCCGGGTTCACCTACCGCGTCGTCGTCCCCGTCGAGCGGACCGGGGCCGGCGTCCGGGCGCTGACGCCGCGCCTGGAGATGTGTCGGGACCAGCGGCGGTGTGGCGGCGAGGCGGCGTACGTCCCCGGCACCCATCGCGACGGGATTCGACTGAACGCGACGCTCACCGAGGTTGATACATGACCGACTACGGACTCACGCGCCGGGACGCACTGAAAGCACTGGGCGCTGCGGGCATCACCGTGGCCGGGGGTGCAGCGGCGCTCACCTGGGACGAGCGAGCGGAGAACGAGGGACCGCTCTCGACCCACGACCGCGAGACGGTCCACGCCGTGGCCGACGTCGTCTACCCGAGCGCGGTGTCCGGCGTCCGCGAGTTCGTCGACGGCTACCTCGCCGGCCGGGTCGAGGCCGACCCTGAGCGGGCGCGCGGCATCGCCGACGCCGTCGACGCCCTTGACGACTACGCGACAGAGTGGGAAGACGCCTCGTTCGTGGCGCTCTCGCCCGAGACGCGCGAGGCGACGCTGCGAGGCATGGGCGTCGCCATCGCCGACCCGGACCCCCACGGCGACCCGCGCGAACGAGTCCGGTACTACCTGGTCAACGAGCTCCAGTTCGCGCTCTACAGCTCGCCGACTGGTGGGCGACTCGTCGGCATCGAGAACCCGCAGGGTCACCCCGGCGGCGCCGAGAGCTATCAGCGTCCGCCGGAGTGAGACTCCCCGGTGGGACGTCGCTTCGTGTGTGTCTGCTCAGCGGAACCGCTCTTCCAGTGCGACCTTGCCGATAGACTTCGCGATGGCGAGGCCGCCCGAGAACGGGTCGAGCTTCGTCTCGCCGGTCCGCTCGTCGTACTCGATGGGGCGCTCGCGGACGTCGTAGCCCCGCATCAGCGGCCGGATGAGCAGTTCGGCCGAGAGGCCGGTGTTTTCCGTCCAGCGGATCTGGTGGAGCAGTTCGCGCCGGTAGGCCCGCATGCCGGTGGTGGTGTCGTGGACGCGTCGCCCCATCAGCGCGCTCGCGAACAGGGCGAACAGCTCGTTGCCGAGTCGGTTGAGGGCGGGCATCTCCTCGGCCCCGAAGTACAGTCGGTCGCCGCTGACGACGTCCGCACCGTCGTTGATCTCCGCGAGGAAGTCGGGGAGGCGCTCCATCGGGTACGTGTCGTCACAGTCCGTCGTCACCACGACGGGGCGGTCCGGCGTGAGGACGGCCTCGCGGACCGCCACGCCGTACCCCTGGGGCTCCTGTTCGACGACGCGAGCGCCGTGTTCCCGAGCGATCTCGGGGGTGCGGTCGCTCGACCCGTCGACGCAGACCACCTCGGCCCGACCGTCGGTGACCGACTCGATGTCCGAGAGCACCGTGCCGATGGCCGCTTCCTCGTTGTACGTCCCCATCACGACGGCCACGTCGTCGAAGGTGTATGTCCCATCCGTCCGGTCTGCAGTCCGCTGTCGGCTCATTAGCAACTCCTCCGGGCTGCCCCCTCTTGAGTTTTTAGGTTCGCCAAAAATATTGACGGTAGACTGTCGTGTCCGTGTCTCTACATTTCGGGGACGCCGTCGCGGCCGACCAGGATCTCGTAGGCCTCGATGTCCTCGTAGGCAGCCACCTGGCCGCCGACGTCGACCATGCCGTCGTCCGTCTCGACGACGAGCGTCGCCACCTCGCGGTTCGAGCTGTAGGAGGCTTCGGCGACGCGCCCCTCGACGACCCAGTGGTCGCCCGTCTCGACGTCCCGGCCCTCGATGGTCGCGTAGAACTCGCCCTCCATGCTGCTCAGGTCGGAGATACACCGTCTGATGGTGCCGTAGCGTCGCGGGAAGGGGAGTCCGTCCCCGTCCGAGGAGATGGTGTCTGCCGTCGTCCACAGGACGGTGTTGAGGAACCCGGAGACCAGAAAGCCCAGTTCGGACCGGTTGAAGATGACGCCGTAGCGGTCGGTGTCTCCCCGGACGCCCTCGCGGGTTGCGTACATCGAGTAGTTCCCGTCGGCGATGGCCACCACCGGCGTGGTGATCCCGCGCCGCCCTCGCACGGTGGTCGCGACGCTCTCGTAGTCGAACTCAGACTCGTCGGGGGCGTCGCGGGCCGGCGAGACGAGAATCTCGGTGGCGATACCCGCGTCGTGACGTCCCCGCAGGCGGTCCTCGAACCGGTGTAACAGCGAGGGCGTCAGCGACAGCATGAGCTCGTACTCGGCGGCGTCGATGATGTCCTCGAGGTACCGGAGTATCGTCGGGCGGGACTTCACCAGCGACACCGCCTCCGGTTCGCGGGCCGGCGCGGTGTATCGCGCCGAGAGGCTGTCGACCAGGTCGTCGAGCGAGGACTGGATGTCGCCGAAGGCGTCCCGCGGGTCGATGGCCAGGACCTTCATCGGTCGCGTCTCCTTGAGCTCGACCAGGCCGACGTCGCTGAGGCTCCGGACGGTGTCGTAGACCCGGGGCTGTGGAATGTCGGTGTTCTCCGATATCTCGGAGGCGGTCAACTCGCCGTGCTGGAGCACGGCCAGGTACGCTGCGACCTCGTACTCGCCGAGGTTGAACCGTGAGATGACCTGTTCGAGGGCGGCCTCCAGGTCGTCGCTTGCCATGTGGGGGGATTCTCGAGTCGCCTACAAAGAGACTTCGCCTTCCGGAACCCCGTCTAGAGGTCGGGCACGTCGGCCGCCGCAAGTTCGCGGTTGTGGAGCGCCTCGCCGGTCGCCCGGTCGAAGAGGTGGACCGCCGACTCCGGGAAGCCGGCGACGAGCCGCTGGTCCGCGTCGACGCTGCGCATCCCGTCGATGACGGCGGTAAACAGCGCGCTCTGCGCGGCGGGCGCACCCTCGAAGGCGAGGTGGACGACGTTCTCGTCGCCCTTCGACTCGACGACGTCGACCGGTGCGTGGTAGTCGTGGTCGCCGTCGCCGTCGTCACCGCCGCTGCCGCCGTCGCCGCCACACCCGTCGAGCGAAGCAGCTCCTGCAGCGCCCGCGATGCGAAGCGCGTTACGTCTCGATAGCCGCCTGTCAGAGGATTCGTCAGTCATGAGTACAGCAATACCTCATCACTCCGTATTGATGATTCGAACTTAATACCGCGTATGACAACAGCACTCATTTTAGTTTCAGCGCCGAGAGCGAAACCGGCCGACACGTGGTCGACTGGTTCGCCGCCCGCCGAACGTGGCCGCCAGACCGTCCGGGAAACGACCCGGTCACGGTTGCCAATCTATCGGCTGGCGGATAACTGGGTTCTCCGGTCCGCGACACCCACCGACCCGACCTGCGCGGGCACTTACCGCGTGTCGAACTCCACGACGGCTTTGATCTGCTCGTCGCCGTCGACGAACGCCGGGTCGACGTTCTCGGGGCCGACCACCGTCGTCACGAGGTCCCCGAGCAGCGACTCGGGCATCTCGCCGAGCGTCTCGCGGGCCATCTCGAAGTGCTTGACGTGGGAGTTGACCGTGCCGATGAGACACTTGTTGTGGAGGACGATGTCGTTGTGGAGCGCGCCGCCGTCGATCTCGAACTCCCACGAGGCCGGGATGCCCAGCAGGGCACCGACGCCGTTCTGGGCGAGCGCGTGGACGGTCTGGACGGCGTGGGGGGCGAACCCGGTCGCCTCGTAGACGTAGTCCATCCCCTCGTAGTGCTCGGGGATCTCGTCGACGGGCGTCTGCCGCGAGTCGATGTACGTCGCCCCGAGGTCCTCGATGATGTCGACGGTCGGATCGGGCCGGTCCCGGCGCCCGACGCAGTAGGTCCGGTCGAACTCCTGACCGAGCATCCAGACGGTCAGGAGTCCGAGCGACCCGTTCCCCAGGACACAGGCGGCCTCGGGGCGCCACTCGAAGGGCTCCCGCGTGGCGAAGGCGTGTTCGGTGGCCTTGGCGGTAATCGAGATGGGTTCGACGAAGAAGCCGTACTCGGCCAGTTCCTCGGGGAGCGGGACCAGAAAGTCCGCCGGCGAGGTGAAATACTCCGCCATGAACCCGTGTTCGCCGACGATGCCACGCTCGTGGTACTCGCCCTCCGGAGCCATGTCCGGTTCGCCGCGCCTGAAGAAGTCGTTCGTCTCGCCGTTGGGCTTTCGTCTGACCGTCGGCGCGACGACCTGGCCCTGTGTCAGTCCCGTCCCGTTGGGGTCCTCGACGACGCCGACGGCCTCGTGGCCCAGCACCATGTGGTCCTCGCCTTCTGGGTAGCCGCCGTGTTCGCCGCTGATGACCTCGTGGTCGGTCCCGTCGACGCCGACTCTGAG
The DNA window shown above is from Haloarcula halobia and carries:
- the trmB gene encoding HTH-type sugar sensing transcriptional regulator TrmB; this encodes MASDDLEAALEQVISRFNLGEYEVAAYLAVLQHGELTASEISENTDIPQPRVYDTVRSLSDVGLVELKETRPMKVLAIDPRDAFGDIQSSLDDLVDSLSARYTAPAREPEAVSLVKSRPTILRYLEDIIDAAEYELMLSLTPSLLHRFEDRLRGRHDAGIATEILVSPARDAPDESEFDYESVATTVRGRRGITTPVVAIADGNYSMYATREGVRGDTDRYGVIFNRSELGFLVSGFLNTVLWTTADTISSDGDGLPFPRRYGTIRRCISDLSSMEGEFYATIEGRDVETGDHWVVEGRVAEASYSSNREVATLVVETDDGMVDVGGQVAAYEDIEAYEILVGRDGVPEM
- a CDS encoding glucose 1-dehydrogenase is translated as MKAIAVRKGETEPALVEKERPTPDRGEALVRTLRVGVDGTDHEVISGEHGGYPEGEDHMVLGHEAVGVVEDPNGTGLTQGQVVAPTVRRKPNGETNDFFRRGEPDMAPEGEYHERGIVGEHGFMAEYFTSPADFLVPLPEELAEYGFFVEPISITAKATEHAFATREPFEWRPEAACVLGNGSLGLLTVWMLGQEFDRTYCVGRRDRPDPTVDIIEDLGATYIDSRQTPVDEIPEHYEGMDYVYEATGFAPHAVQTVHALAQNGVGALLGIPASWEFEIDGGALHNDIVLHNKCLIGTVNSHVKHFEMARETLGEMPESLLGDLVTTVVGPENVDPAFVDGDEQIKAVVEFDTR
- a CDS encoding gluconate 2-dehydrogenase subunit 3 family protein; protein product: MTDYGLTRRDALKALGAAGITVAGGAAALTWDERAENEGPLSTHDRETVHAVADVVYPSAVSGVREFVDGYLAGRVEADPERARGIADAVDALDDYATEWEDASFVALSPETREATLRGMGVAIADPDPHGDPRERVRYYLVNELQFALYSSPTGGRLVGIENPQGHPGGAESYQRPPE
- a CDS encoding dolichyl-phosphate hexose transferase — translated: MSRQRTADRTDGTYTFDDVAVVMGTYNEEAAIGTVLSDIESVTDGRAEVVCVDGSSDRTPEIAREHGARVVEQEPQGYGVAVREAVLTPDRPVVVTTDCDDTYPMERLPDFLAEINDGADVVSGDRLYFGAEEMPALNRLGNELFALFASALMGRRVHDTTTGMRAYRRELLHQIRWTENTGLSAELLIRPLMRGYDVRERPIEYDERTGETKLDPFSGGLAIAKSIGKVALEERFR